One region of Chryseobacterium sp. SORGH_AS_0447 genomic DNA includes:
- a CDS encoding glycosyltransferase family 4 protein, whose protein sequence is MTNLVYLIPAMYNPGGMERILTEKINYLVNNYKYNIFLITTDQGDSKFFFKLSDKVTVLNWDIGFDQSYGLPLITKFREIRKKLKNYKCRLNQFLQDENIDICISTGGKELEFLHKLKVTCKFIFECHFSKDYRRQFLMSRNPSLKSSLIGWFRNQQMKSQTKRLDKVVVLTNNDLHDWKKSHTNIQRIPNFCSFTSEQLPIYKRKRAIAVGKLDAQKGFDMLIDSWAINKRQLKEWTLDIFGQGEWRDFLAQKIIDYKLEKNIYLRGVTNDIRTELQNSSMFLFSSRYEGFGLAVVEAMTVGLPVISFDCPQGPSEMVNSDNGFLVPLGNIEEFSNRIVELSRNSEIRENLGLQSIVKSTQYSKEYIMEDWNKLFLNVIKA, encoded by the coding sequence ATGACTAACTTAGTATATCTGATTCCTGCTATGTATAATCCTGGTGGAATGGAAAGAATTTTAACTGAAAAAATAAATTATTTGGTTAACAACTATAAATATAATATTTTTCTAATAACAACTGATCAGGGTGATTCTAAATTTTTTTTTAAACTTAGTGATAAAGTCACTGTTCTGAACTGGGATATTGGTTTCGATCAAAGCTATGGGTTACCATTAATAACAAAATTTCGGGAAATTAGAAAAAAACTCAAAAATTATAAATGCAGATTAAATCAGTTTCTACAGGACGAGAATATAGATATTTGTATATCGACCGGAGGAAAAGAATTGGAATTTTTGCATAAGCTAAAAGTCACGTGTAAATTTATATTTGAATGTCATTTTTCCAAAGATTATAGAAGACAATTTCTTATGTCACGCAATCCTAGCCTAAAATCATCTCTTATAGGCTGGTTCAGGAATCAACAAATGAAAAGTCAAACAAAGAGATTGGACAAAGTAGTAGTGTTAACAAATAATGATTTACATGATTGGAAGAAATCCCACACAAACATACAAAGAATACCCAATTTTTGCTCGTTTACATCAGAACAATTACCTATTTATAAAAGAAAGAGAGCAATAGCGGTGGGTAAGCTTGATGCACAAAAGGGATTTGACATGCTAATAGATTCATGGGCCATTAATAAAAGACAATTGAAAGAGTGGACATTAGATATATTTGGCCAAGGAGAATGGAGAGATTTTTTGGCACAGAAAATTATTGATTATAAACTTGAAAAAAATATTTATTTGAGAGGAGTTACGAATGATATAAGAACAGAACTTCAAAACAGTTCGATGTTTTTGTTTTCATCAAGATATGAAGGTTTCGGTTTAGCCGTTGTGGAGGCGATGACAGTAGGTCTGCCAGTTATTTCTTTCGATTGTCCGCAAGGTCCCTCTGAAATGGTAAACTCAGATAATGGCTTTTTAGTCCCGTTGGGAAATATAGAAGAATTTTCAAATAGAATCGTCGAACTGAGTAGAAACTCGGAAATTAGAGAAAATTTGGGTTTACAAAGTATTGTTAAATCTACGCAGTATTCTAAAGAATATATAATGGAAGATTGGAATAAATTATTTTTAAATGTCATTAAAGCTTAA
- a CDS encoding glycosyltransferase family 4 protein translates to MKNSVLFFGPYPKPVTGQSMAFKEVFDHFDSPKLLCNITKFEENKILNTLYVFICIPKLFLFNKINVVYFTCSRSNLGFIKDLYVILFAYLAKARIINHLHGADFNSFFENSSSFLKNLIKWAYNKVQTSIVLTDGMEKEFQHFDKMTVKVIPNSYPKAFNEIPFEHLKNIKKSEGFNIIFLSNIMYSKGIVFFLESLPFLLTKHINLTVSIAGVPMGDYLKNKSEISNIFFDGLEKLKDKFPNRINYYGLASGKFKEKILQKSSIFILPTIYKTEAFPLTIIEAMYYGNVIVTTNHNYLPGIVKEKNGILIGCGSVDDIQNSIDCLLENPESLNLMQKKNYNESREIYNPNRFCNSVYNLILKIA, encoded by the coding sequence ATGAAGAATTCTGTTCTTTTTTTCGGACCTTACCCTAAACCTGTTACAGGTCAATCTATGGCATTTAAAGAAGTATTTGACCATTTTGATTCTCCAAAACTTCTCTGTAACATTACAAAATTTGAGGAAAACAAGATTTTGAATACACTTTACGTATTTATTTGTATTCCCAAATTATTTTTGTTTAACAAAATCAATGTTGTATATTTCACTTGCTCACGGTCAAATTTAGGTTTCATAAAAGACCTGTATGTTATTTTATTTGCTTATTTAGCTAAAGCAAGAATTATTAATCATTTACATGGTGCAGATTTTAATAGTTTTTTTGAAAATTCATCTTCATTTTTAAAAAATCTGATTAAATGGGCATACAATAAGGTTCAAACTTCTATTGTTCTTACAGATGGAATGGAAAAAGAATTCCAACATTTTGATAAAATGACGGTGAAAGTAATTCCAAATTCATATCCAAAAGCATTTAATGAAATACCATTTGAACATTTAAAAAACATAAAAAAATCTGAAGGATTTAATATTATCTTTTTATCTAATATTATGTATTCTAAAGGGATTGTTTTTTTTCTAGAATCATTGCCATTTTTACTAACAAAGCACATCAATTTAACTGTAAGCATTGCTGGTGTACCAATGGGAGATTATCTGAAAAATAAATCGGAAATTTCCAATATCTTTTTTGATGGTCTAGAAAAGCTCAAAGATAAATTTCCAAATCGGATTAATTATTACGGATTGGCAAGTGGAAAGTTTAAAGAAAAAATACTACAGAAAAGTTCGATTTTCATTCTGCCAACTATATATAAAACTGAAGCTTTCCCACTTACAATTATAGAGGCGATGTACTATGGTAACGTAATTGTAACAACAAATCATAATTATCTGCCGGGGATTGTAAAAGAGAAAAATGGCATATTAATAGGTTGTGGTAGTGTTGATGATATTCAAAATTCAATCGACTGCCTTTTAGAAAATCCAGAATCTTTAAATTTGATGCAGAAAAAAAATTATAATGAATCAAGAGAGATTTATAATCCTAATAGATTTTGTAACTCTGTGTATAATTTAATATTGAAAATAGCTTAA